One genomic segment of Deltaproteobacteria bacterium includes these proteins:
- the selB gene encoding selenocysteine-specific translation elongation factor, producing the protein MPHIIGTAGHIDHGKTSLIKALTGQETDRLKEEQERGISIDLGFAYFDLPNGERVGVVDVPGHERFIRNMLAGAHGIDLVLFTIAADDGVMPQSEEHLDFLHLLGLTRGIFVITKADIVDPARIAEVQEEIEILTLDTTLEGAPIIPVSSITGLGLDRLRQAIAEQLTSYERLPLPGYFRLPVDRAFVMKGHGVVVTGTALAGSLREGDVVRILPGGEETRVRGIQVHGQSVPTAHWGQRVAINLAGIEKRDLVRGDVVCHPKLTLTTQRFDALVEIRPGAKREVENHERVRVHLGTAEVIGKVIILDGRETLAPRSTAFCQIVLEEPVVALRGDRFILRNQTAQGTLGGGEVLHPFAQRHRRSETGVCDRLSELRTTDLLQACRAYLEAQSEFAAPLEEIYQGVNVREEEAAAILAQEQEILPLPTASHPEAYSVMSKWRTLTAEVAGLLTAFHHSTPLARGMDMESLRSQLTFSFSPKIFRAVAEKLVAEGIVVREESTLHLPSHTVKLNENEQGLAGRLERLLQDSGFTPPELKELENKLNTPRKTLTDLLAVLESRQKVVKVATELYFDGVVMEKAKTALLAHLAAHEEVTAAGFRDLLGVSRKTAIPLLEYFDRTGLTLRVGDARKLRRR; encoded by the coding sequence ATGCCGCATATCATCGGCACAGCGGGGCATATCGACCACGGCAAAACATCGCTCATCAAAGCTTTAACCGGCCAAGAAACCGATCGGTTGAAGGAAGAGCAGGAGCGCGGCATTTCCATCGACCTCGGCTTCGCCTATTTTGATTTGCCCAACGGCGAACGCGTGGGCGTGGTGGACGTTCCCGGCCATGAACGATTCATTCGCAACATGCTCGCAGGTGCGCACGGCATCGACCTCGTCCTGTTCACCATCGCCGCCGATGACGGGGTCATGCCGCAAAGCGAAGAGCATCTCGATTTCCTCCACCTCTTAGGACTGACGCGCGGCATTTTCGTCATCACCAAAGCGGACATCGTCGATCCCGCGCGCATCGCGGAAGTGCAGGAAGAGATCGAAATCCTCACGCTCGATACCACCCTGGAAGGCGCGCCGATCATCCCCGTCTCCTCTATCACTGGGTTGGGCCTTGATCGCTTGCGTCAGGCCATTGCCGAACAGCTCACTTCGTACGAACGGCTACCGCTCCCGGGCTACTTCCGCTTGCCGGTGGACCGTGCCTTCGTCATGAAAGGCCATGGGGTTGTCGTCACAGGCACGGCGCTCGCCGGCTCGTTGCGCGAGGGAGACGTCGTCCGCATCCTCCCCGGTGGAGAAGAGACCCGGGTGCGCGGCATTCAGGTACACGGCCAGTCTGTCCCCACCGCGCATTGGGGGCAGCGGGTGGCCATCAATCTTGCTGGCATAGAAAAACGCGATCTTGTCCGTGGCGACGTCGTGTGCCATCCCAAACTGACGCTCACCACGCAGCGTTTCGATGCCCTGGTGGAAATTCGCCCGGGGGCGAAGCGAGAAGTCGAGAATCACGAGCGCGTGCGGGTCCATCTCGGCACGGCGGAGGTGATCGGTAAGGTGATCATTCTCGACGGACGTGAAACGCTCGCCCCGCGTTCGACAGCATTCTGTCAGATTGTCCTGGAAGAGCCGGTTGTCGCCTTACGCGGCGATCGGTTTATTCTGCGCAATCAGACCGCCCAGGGGACGCTCGGCGGCGGGGAAGTGCTCCATCCCTTCGCTCAACGCCACCGCCGCTCGGAAACCGGCGTCTGCGATCGTCTCTCCGAGTTACGCACGACCGACCTCCTCCAAGCCTGCCGTGCCTATTTGGAAGCGCAAAGCGAGTTTGCTGCGCCGTTGGAAGAAATCTACCAAGGCGTCAACGTCCGAGAAGAAGAGGCAGCGGCAATCCTGGCGCAAGAGCAGGAAATTTTGCCTCTCCCCACGGCCAGTCATCCTGAAGCGTATTCGGTCATGAGCAAATGGCGTACGCTGACAGCAGAGGTCGCCGGCTTATTAACGGCATTCCATCACAGCACGCCTTTGGCGCGCGGCATGGACATGGAATCCCTCCGCAGCCAACTGACCTTCTCGTTTTCCCCCAAGATCTTTCGCGCGGTGGCCGAGAAGTTGGTTGCCGAAGGCATCGTCGTGCGGGAAGAGAGCACGCTGCATTTGCCCTCGCACACCGTCAAGTTGAACGAAAACGAACAAGGGCTGGCTGGTCGCCTGGAACGGCTCCTGCAAGACAGCGGGTTTACGCCGCCGGAGTTGAAAGAGCTCGAGAATAAGCTCAATACGCCGCGTAAAACCTTGACGGATCTCCTGGCCGTGCTCGAATCGCGGCAAAAAGTCGTGAAAGTCGCAACCGAACTCTACTTCGACGGAGTAGTGATGGAAAAAGCGAAAACCGCTTTGCTTGCTCATCTCGCCGCCCACGAGGAAGTGACCGCCGCTGGATTCCGCGATCTTCTCGGCGTCAGTCGCAAAACAGCCATCCCCTTGCTAGAATACTTTGACCGTACCGGGCTCACCTTGCGCGTTGGGGATGCGCGCAAGCTACGCAGAAGATAA
- a CDS encoding peroxidase translates to MALFTHGQSRGINNLNSSGGQTGKFGRLFHRPPLGTPRDPLLQRQLANLAATMIENPVDAEKEDTFGLEPTSNLHATPAGFTYLGQMIDHDLTFDPASKLQKTNDPDSLIDFRTPAFDLDCLYGSGPDDMPYLYDQRQGDGFRFLIEQNRFGVEELPRNGQGIALLGDKRNNENQILGQLHLAFLQFHNRIFDSLSSLKNTMEKFEEVSRIVRHHYQWIVLTDFLPRIVRGDVLRHILPNWDALTFPRSETLPYLRWDPDLWFFGQDRAPFIPVEFAVAAYRFGHSMVRLDYALNTKDHPAGKEVPIFDRHELDLRGFEPLKPELVIEWNRFFGTVTATNEVQPARSIDTLLVSALGTLPSVVVVPEDGNPGSDFSSLAFRNLMRGVALGLPSGQEVARAMGLPEQAILQKDHGFSIGPQEYTSRNQPEGKDPSIPTQAITKFASELTAYFADQTPLWYYILKEAEVFEKGQRLGWVGGRIVAEVFLGLLHADPSSCLNQAPGWQPQAGKFGCSSTGVYTMENLLSFVGALAECVPSLPVPRPPHVHASRRPKAGTSHGPVCLCARTTKSTA, encoded by the coding sequence ATGGCGCTTTTTACCCATGGCCAGTCGCGCGGAATCAATAACCTGAACTCCAGCGGGGGACAGACCGGCAAGTTTGGGCGTCTCTTTCACCGCCCGCCATTGGGGACTCCTAGAGATCCGCTCCTCCAACGTCAGCTTGCCAACTTGGCCGCGACGATGATCGAGAACCCGGTCGATGCGGAGAAGGAAGATACGTTTGGGCTAGAGCCGACCTCGAACTTGCACGCCACTCCTGCGGGTTTTACCTATTTGGGGCAGATGATCGACCACGACCTGACTTTCGATCCTGCTTCCAAACTCCAAAAAACCAACGACCCTGACTCGCTGATCGACTTTCGCACTCCGGCCTTCGATCTGGACTGTCTGTATGGGAGTGGACCGGACGACATGCCGTATCTGTACGATCAACGACAAGGAGATGGATTCCGGTTTCTGATCGAGCAGAACCGCTTCGGGGTGGAAGAGCTGCCGCGCAACGGTCAGGGGATCGCGCTCCTTGGCGACAAGCGCAACAATGAGAATCAAATCCTCGGGCAGTTGCATCTTGCCTTCTTGCAGTTTCACAATCGGATCTTCGACTCGCTCTCCTCGCTCAAGAACACGATGGAGAAGTTTGAAGAAGTAAGCCGGATCGTGCGCCATCACTATCAATGGATCGTGCTGACGGACTTCTTGCCCAGGATTGTTCGGGGCGATGTGCTCAGGCACATCTTGCCGAACTGGGACGCTCTTACTTTCCCGAGGAGTGAGACATTGCCGTATCTCCGCTGGGACCCGGACTTGTGGTTCTTCGGGCAAGACCGTGCGCCGTTCATCCCGGTGGAGTTTGCCGTGGCCGCCTATCGTTTTGGGCATAGCATGGTGCGGCTCGATTATGCGCTGAACACCAAGGACCATCCTGCCGGAAAAGAAGTGCCTATTTTCGATCGACACGAATTAGACCTCCGTGGCTTTGAGCCGCTCAAGCCGGAACTCGTGATCGAATGGAACCGCTTCTTCGGCACCGTCACCGCGACCAATGAGGTGCAACCCGCGCGCTCGATTGACACGTTGCTGGTGTCGGCGCTTGGCACCTTGCCGTCTGTAGTGGTTGTTCCAGAAGATGGAAACCCAGGATCGGACTTTAGCTCGCTCGCGTTCCGCAATCTAATGCGTGGCGTTGCCTTGGGTTTGCCTTCCGGCCAAGAGGTGGCGCGGGCCATGGGCCTCCCCGAACAGGCAATTCTCCAAAAAGACCATGGCTTTTCGATCGGACCGCAGGAGTACACCAGCCGCAATCAGCCGGAAGGGAAAGATCCCAGCATCCCCACGCAGGCGATCACGAAGTTCGCCTCGGAACTGACGGCGTACTTTGCCGACCAGACGCCGCTTTGGTATTACATCCTGAAAGAAGCCGAAGTCTTCGAGAAAGGGCAGCGCCTCGGATGGGTGGGAGGCCGTATCGTCGCCGAGGTGTTCTTGGGACTGCTGCATGCCGATCCGTCGTCCTGCTTGAACCAAGCACCTGGTTGGCAGCCCCAAGCTGGGAAATTTGGCTGTTCCTCTACCGGAGTGTACACGATGGAGAATCTGCTCTCTTTCGTTGGGGCGCTTGCGGAGTGTGTTCCTTCTCTTCCGGTGCCTCGCCCGCCGCATGTCCATGCGAGCCGCAGGCCCAAGGCTGGGACTTCCCATGGGCCGGTCTGTCTTTGTGCTAGAACAACGAAAAGTACGGCATGA
- a CDS encoding AAA family ATPase — translation MGQQLVFSPFRLDLDSGCLFQEEEPISLRPQNFAVLQYLATQAPRVVTTDELLKKIWKTYNAKAGPKQCVSQLRQRLGDSPATPRFIRTVGRTGYQFIAAIGYEETSVANAAQLNGRVAEADGLPFAPFPSPRPRFVGRSAELAQLHTYFAQAQQGERQLVLIGGEPGIGKTALVDAFLAQLPRTSDLWVSHGQCIEHYGEGEAYLPVLEALGRWVRYVEPTRLLAFLTRYAPAWLVQLPSLVADSTSLSFLQRSAQGATQQRMLREFVEAVEALTMGATECGAPTLVLVLEDLHWSDYSTFELLTTFARRREKARVLIIGTYRPAEGLQTHHPFRTMRQELHGQRLCREVSLAPLDEKAVIRYLEQRFPASALPDHLALALHRHTGGNPFFLEAVVDDMIDRSTLTQVEGRWVLQSDPDTVIADAPNTIRHLVSNQMERLPQQDRSILEAASLAGLEFSAATVAAVLDLGTATIEQCCSDLADRHYFVQKSGRSAWPDGTEAEQYSFRHSIYRALWQNRTGVTQQQRFHLKIAERHESAYGKQTGKIAPELALHFEKGRDYARAIRYLYQAASNALQRSASREAITLLTKGRQLLATLPDAPTRVQQELDLQVLLGSALMIAHGFGAPEAAHAYARARELCRQVGDTPRLFSVLRGLGRFYMLRADYPAAREIGEQQLELARTLDMQDRLLEGHQQLAHVFFHTGDSRLAWQHLEQALAIYDPQQHSSHGSFYGQDARVTCLALAPLALWTLGYPDQALERCRQAIELGRSLDYPHSLAFALSFAASFFYYRREVAAVRQQTEDLITLATTQDFPLWLAQGKFWQGWVLSEQGEQSDGIEHMRAALDAWRETGAELGAPFQRSCLALALHRAGRREEGLAVLDDALASLHNSGEEFWAAEVYRLKGVLLLETRPSPTKKKGPGGVPARQQKARAPRSRSARRSRQ, via the coding sequence ATGGGACAGCAGCTGGTATTTTCTCCGTTCCGGCTCGATCTCGACTCGGGATGCCTCTTCCAAGAGGAAGAACCGATTTCTCTTCGCCCGCAAAACTTTGCCGTCCTGCAGTACTTGGCCACGCAAGCACCGCGGGTTGTTACGACAGACGAGTTACTGAAGAAGATTTGGAAGACCTATAACGCCAAAGCCGGGCCGAAACAGTGCGTTTCTCAACTGCGGCAACGCCTGGGCGACTCCCCTGCCACGCCGCGTTTCATCAGGACCGTCGGTCGCACCGGGTATCAATTCATCGCGGCAATCGGCTACGAAGAAACGTCCGTTGCCAACGCCGCGCAGCTCAACGGGCGAGTCGCCGAGGCGGACGGACTTCCTTTCGCGCCTTTTCCCTCCCCCCGGCCTCGTTTCGTCGGCAGGTCAGCGGAACTCGCCCAGTTGCACACGTACTTCGCGCAAGCCCAACAGGGCGAACGCCAACTGGTCTTGATCGGCGGAGAACCGGGAATCGGAAAAACGGCGCTCGTTGATGCCTTCCTTGCCCAGCTTCCTCGGACGAGTGACCTCTGGGTCAGTCACGGACAATGCATCGAACACTACGGAGAAGGTGAAGCGTACCTCCCCGTTCTCGAAGCCCTGGGACGGTGGGTGCGTTACGTTGAGCCGACTCGGCTGCTGGCGTTTCTCACTCGCTACGCTCCCGCCTGGTTAGTGCAACTGCCGTCCCTCGTCGCAGATTCGACTAGCTTGAGTTTCCTTCAGCGGAGCGCCCAAGGCGCAACCCAACAACGTATGCTGCGCGAGTTTGTCGAAGCGGTCGAGGCGCTCACCATGGGGGCGACGGAATGCGGCGCGCCAACCTTAGTCCTGGTTTTAGAAGACTTGCATTGGAGCGATTACTCGACCTTCGAGTTGCTCACCACTTTCGCGCGGAGACGAGAAAAAGCGCGCGTGTTGATCATCGGCACCTATCGACCAGCGGAAGGATTACAAACCCACCATCCATTTCGGACCATGCGGCAGGAGTTGCACGGCCAGAGACTGTGTCGCGAAGTGTCGCTCGCGCCGCTCGACGAAAAGGCGGTCATCCGCTACCTCGAACAACGCTTTCCGGCCAGCGCCCTCCCCGACCACCTCGCGCTCGCCCTACATCGCCATACAGGAGGCAATCCGTTCTTCCTCGAAGCGGTCGTCGACGACATGATTGATCGCTCTACGCTGACACAAGTGGAAGGACGGTGGGTACTCCAGTCCGACCCCGACACCGTCATCGCCGATGCGCCCAACACTATCCGCCATCTCGTAAGCAACCAGATGGAACGGCTTCCCCAACAAGACCGCTCCATCTTGGAAGCGGCGAGCCTCGCTGGGCTCGAATTCTCCGCGGCAACCGTGGCGGCGGTGTTGGACCTGGGGACCGCTACGATCGAGCAATGCTGCTCCGATCTTGCCGACCGTCACTACTTCGTCCAAAAGAGCGGCCGCAGCGCCTGGCCGGACGGTACCGAGGCGGAACAGTATAGCTTTCGTCACTCCATCTATCGTGCGCTCTGGCAAAACCGCACCGGCGTCACCCAACAGCAGCGATTTCATCTGAAGATCGCGGAACGCCACGAAAGTGCCTACGGTAAACAGACCGGCAAGATCGCCCCTGAACTCGCACTGCATTTCGAGAAAGGTCGGGATTATGCGCGTGCCATTCGCTATTTATACCAAGCGGCGAGCAATGCCTTGCAACGCTCGGCAAGTCGTGAGGCGATCACACTGCTCACCAAGGGCCGGCAGTTGCTTGCCACTCTGCCCGATGCGCCGACACGGGTGCAACAAGAGCTGGACCTCCAGGTGCTGTTAGGCTCCGCGTTAATGATTGCACATGGTTTCGGCGCGCCCGAGGCCGCCCACGCCTATGCCCGCGCGCGGGAGTTATGCCGGCAGGTAGGGGACACGCCGCGATTGTTCTCCGTTCTCCGTGGGCTCGGGCGGTTTTATATGCTGCGGGCGGATTACCCAGCCGCCCGCGAGATAGGAGAACAGCAGCTCGAACTCGCGCGCACCCTCGACATGCAGGATCGCCTCCTCGAAGGCCACCAACAACTCGCTCATGTTTTTTTCCACACGGGAGATTCGCGTCTGGCCTGGCAGCATTTAGAGCAGGCCCTGGCGATCTACGATCCTCAACAACATAGCTCGCATGGCTCTTTTTACGGCCAAGATGCCCGAGTGACCTGTCTGGCTCTTGCTCCGCTGGCTCTCTGGACGCTCGGGTACCCGGATCAAGCGCTCGAACGCTGTCGGCAAGCGATCGAGCTTGGGAGATCGCTCGACTACCCGCATAGCCTGGCCTTCGCCTTGTCCTTTGCCGCTTCGTTCTTCTACTATCGCCGAGAAGTCGCTGCGGTGCGGCAACAGACGGAAGACCTCATTACGCTGGCGACCACGCAAGACTTTCCGTTGTGGCTGGCGCAAGGCAAGTTCTGGCAAGGATGGGTATTGAGCGAACAAGGCGAGCAGTCGGACGGCATCGAGCATATGCGCGCCGCTCTCGACGCCTGGCGAGAGACAGGAGCGGAACTCGGAGCCCCTTTTCAACGTTCGTGTTTGGCGCTTGCCCTCCACAGAGCAGGACGGAGAGAGGAAGGGCTTGCCGTTCTCGATGATGCCTTGGCGAGCCTGCACAACAGCGGTGAGGAATTCTGGGCAGCGGAAGTGTATCGGCTCAAGGGGGTGCTGCTCCTGGAAACTCGCCCGTCTCCGACAAAGAAAAAGGGACCCGGCGGAGTTCCCGCGCGTCAACAGAAAGCGCGCGCCCCACGCTCACGGTCAGCGAGACGTTCGCGCCAATAA
- a CDS encoding amidohydrolase family protein: MLKPIISSDSHITEPPGTYVDRIDKKYKDIAPHMVRDEKKGDLFIIEGLNQPIPMGLVAAAGKKAEELQTFGAKFEELHRGGWDPQARLAEQEKDGVAAEVIYPTVGMLLCNHPDFDYKKACFDAYNEWIAEYNSAHPTRLIGLGQTAMRSVDEGIEDLRKMKALGLKGVMMPGNPAVADYDDPMYDSFFQAAVDLQMPLSFHILTSKGDVVGAPPRGPKMNGFMSIIRGCQDIMGTFILGGTFERNPKLKLVCVEADAGWVPHYMYRMDHAYDRHRYWLTVSKLSKMPSEYFREHIYLTFQDDWVAFKMKDLCNPRRLMWANDFPHSDSTWPYSQEMLAKHTSDLTEEEKNWILHDNVAELYNLSI, encoded by the coding sequence ATGCTCAAGCCGATTATTTCGTCCGATTCCCACATCACCGAACCACCGGGTACGTATGTGGATCGTATCGACAAGAAGTACAAAGACATCGCGCCGCACATGGTGCGTGATGAGAAGAAGGGCGACCTCTTCATCATCGAAGGGCTGAATCAGCCCATCCCCATGGGCCTCGTCGCGGCTGCCGGGAAAAAAGCCGAAGAGCTGCAAACGTTCGGCGCGAAGTTCGAAGAGCTGCACCGCGGAGGCTGGGACCCGCAAGCCCGTCTCGCCGAGCAAGAAAAAGACGGCGTCGCGGCGGAGGTGATTTATCCCACCGTCGGCATGCTGCTCTGCAACCATCCCGACTTCGATTACAAGAAAGCCTGCTTCGACGCTTACAACGAATGGATCGCAGAATACAACTCGGCGCATCCCACGCGCTTGATCGGACTGGGCCAGACGGCCATGCGGTCGGTGGATGAAGGCATCGAAGACCTGCGCAAAATGAAAGCGCTCGGACTCAAGGGCGTCATGATGCCGGGGAACCCGGCCGTCGCGGACTATGACGACCCCATGTACGACTCGTTCTTCCAAGCGGCGGTCGACTTGCAGATGCCGCTGAGCTTCCACATTCTCACCAGCAAAGGCGATGTGGTCGGCGCACCGCCGCGCGGCCCCAAGATGAACGGCTTCATGTCGATCATTCGTGGATGCCAAGACATCATGGGTACTTTCATTCTCGGCGGCACGTTCGAGCGGAATCCCAAGCTGAAGCTCGTCTGCGTGGAAGCGGACGCCGGCTGGGTGCCGCACTACATGTACCGCATGGATCACGCCTACGACCGGCATCGCTATTGGCTGACCGTCAGCAAGCTCTCGAAGATGCCGAGCGAGTATTTCCGCGAACACATCTACCTGACGTTCCAGGACGACTGGGTGGCTTTCAAGATGAAAGATCTGTGCAATCCCCGCCGCCTGATGTGGGCCAACGATTTCCCGCATAGCGACTCCACCTGGCCCTACTCGCAGGAGATGCTGGCCAAGCACACCAGCGATCTCACGGAAGAAGAAAAGAACTGGATTCTCCACGATAACGTGGCGGAACTGTACAACTTGTCCATTTAA
- a CDS encoding 2Fe-2S iron-sulfur cluster binding domain-containing protein, producing MPHTITLLPFDKQFVCDDNETILHAAIRQGFNLRYGCKHGGCGLCKAMIVEGEVDNTEASSFALLDYERQQGLALLCCAYPESDVTIELWDYDEEELSSGAQVQQFTAEVERIDALTHDIRGLHLRLVEPATVDFTAGQYVDVLVPGTNEWRSYSMANPPSRNAALELMIKLMPGGLFSEYVAQRLATGERLTVQGPYGNFHLRDTAREAIFIAGGSGMAPLLSLLRDMAEQRSQRTVTYFYGARARRDLFQLEELRALEQRLPHFRFMPALSEPAADEAWDGEAGLITDVVKRLVAGGAGKEAYMCGPTAMIDAAIAMLTRLGIKETDLFYDKFVTKADTAA from the coding sequence ATGCCCCACACCATCACCCTGTTGCCGTTCGACAAGCAGTTTGTCTGCGACGACAACGAAACCATTCTGCACGCCGCCATCCGTCAAGGCTTTAACTTGCGCTATGGCTGCAAACACGGCGGCTGTGGCCTGTGCAAGGCCATGATCGTCGAGGGCGAGGTCGATAATACCGAAGCTTCGTCGTTCGCCTTACTGGACTACGAACGCCAGCAAGGGCTTGCCCTGCTCTGCTGTGCCTATCCGGAAAGCGACGTCACCATCGAGCTGTGGGATTACGACGAGGAAGAACTCAGTTCCGGAGCGCAGGTGCAGCAGTTCACTGCGGAGGTGGAGCGCATCGACGCACTGACACATGACATTCGTGGCCTGCACTTGCGCCTCGTCGAACCTGCGACTGTGGACTTCACAGCCGGACAGTACGTCGATGTCCTGGTGCCGGGTACGAACGAATGGCGCTCGTACTCGATGGCCAACCCGCCAAGTCGTAACGCGGCGCTTGAACTCATGATCAAACTGATGCCCGGTGGCCTGTTTTCCGAGTACGTTGCCCAACGTCTCGCTACCGGAGAACGACTGACCGTCCAAGGTCCGTACGGCAACTTTCATCTCCGTGACACTGCACGAGAGGCCATCTTCATTGCCGGCGGCTCCGGCATGGCCCCGCTCCTTTCGCTTCTGCGCGACATGGCGGAGCAACGGAGCCAACGCACGGTCACGTACTTTTACGGCGCGCGGGCGCGGCGCGATCTGTTTCAGCTCGAAGAACTGCGTGCACTTGAGCAGCGGCTCCCGCACTTTCGCTTCATGCCCGCGTTGTCTGAACCGGCGGCGGACGAGGCTTGGGACGGAGAAGCCGGACTCATTACCGACGTGGTCAAACGCCTCGTCGCTGGCGGCGCGGGTAAAGAAGCCTACATGTGCGGCCCCACGGCAATGATTGACGCAGCCATCGCCATGCTGACTCGGCTCGGGATAAAAGAAACAGACCTGTTCTACGACAAATTCGTGACCAAGGCAGACACGGCTGCGTAG